From a single Mycobacteriales bacterium genomic region:
- a CDS encoding dienelactone hydrolase family protein yields MPENASRQNTTFPSGTGQAHGYLVLPEASSGPGVVVIQEWWGLTDHIADVADRLAAEGFVALAPDLYGGRTTHDADEAGELMTTLPVEQAAGELAGAVDFLLGHEAVTSSTVGAVGFCMGGGFVLLLAAQQGEKVSAAVPFYGVGPAVPATFTGLTAAVQGHYGLRDDFYPAGDARAQETQIREESGADVEFHFYDAGHAFHNDTDRLGTYSPDDAALAWSRTVDFLRTNVVVQG; encoded by the coding sequence GTGCCCGAGAACGCGTCCCGCCAGAACACCACCTTCCCCAGCGGTACCGGTCAGGCGCACGGCTACCTCGTGCTGCCCGAGGCCAGCTCCGGCCCCGGCGTCGTGGTGATCCAGGAGTGGTGGGGCCTGACCGACCACATCGCGGACGTGGCGGACCGGCTGGCAGCCGAAGGTTTCGTGGCGCTGGCACCCGACCTGTACGGCGGCCGGACCACCCACGATGCCGACGAGGCTGGCGAGCTGATGACGACCCTGCCGGTCGAACAGGCCGCCGGCGAGCTCGCCGGTGCGGTCGACTTCCTGCTCGGCCACGAGGCCGTCACGAGCAGCACCGTCGGTGCCGTCGGGTTCTGCATGGGCGGCGGCTTCGTGCTGCTGCTGGCCGCGCAGCAGGGGGAGAAGGTCAGCGCCGCCGTCCCCTTCTACGGCGTGGGACCGGCGGTCCCGGCCACCTTCACCGGCCTCACGGCGGCGGTGCAGGGGCACTACGGCCTGCGGGACGACTTCTACCCGGCCGGCGACGCCCGCGCGCAGGAGACCCAGATCCGCGAGGAGTCGGGCGCCGACGTGGAGTTCCACTTCTACGACGCCGGACACGCCTTCCACAACGACACCGACCGGCTCGGCACCTACTCCCCCGACGACGCCGCCCTGGCCTGGTCCCGCACCGTCGACTTCCTGCGTACGAACGTCGTCGTCCAGGGGTAG
- a CDS encoding DUF349 domain-containing protein, which yields MSEWGRVAEDGTVFVATTEGEREVGSWQAGTPEEGLAHFARRFEVLSTEVALLEQRLRTGAGDPQQVAQSAERLKGTIPTAAAVGDLAALERRVDALLEKTADAVEAGKAKKAEARARAAEVKAALAEEAETLAGSSEWKSAGERLRTLGDDWKRLPHLERKADDELWQRVAAARKRFAERRTTHFAALEQQRGVSQERKEKLIQAAEALSGSTEWGPTAARYKQLMSDWKAAGRAPREVEDELWRRFKAAQDTFFTARNAHFSVQDEELRGNQKVKEEILAEAETIDPSQGLDKAKARLRTLQDRWEAAGKVPRDVLRSLEDRMGAVEEKIRGAGEQRFRASDESPFAVRLREKVVELEGKLDKARAAGRPTEELEAALVTQKQWLSQAGGSVAGSAPEPSAGTPTARRKKSTTAWVRAD from the coding sequence ATGAGCGAGTGGGGCCGGGTGGCCGAGGACGGCACCGTGTTCGTCGCAACGACCGAGGGCGAGCGTGAGGTCGGGTCCTGGCAGGCGGGAACGCCGGAGGAGGGGCTGGCGCACTTCGCCCGGCGCTTCGAGGTGCTCTCCACCGAGGTGGCGCTGCTCGAGCAGCGGCTGCGCACCGGGGCAGGCGACCCGCAGCAGGTCGCTCAGAGCGCCGAGCGGCTCAAGGGCACGATCCCGACCGCCGCCGCGGTCGGCGACCTGGCGGCTCTCGAGCGACGCGTCGACGCGCTGCTGGAGAAGACCGCCGACGCGGTCGAGGCGGGTAAGGCCAAGAAGGCCGAGGCCCGGGCCCGCGCCGCCGAGGTCAAGGCCGCCCTGGCCGAGGAGGCGGAGACGCTCGCCGGCAGCTCGGAGTGGAAGTCCGCCGGGGAGCGGTTGCGCACGCTCGGAGACGACTGGAAGCGCCTGCCCCACCTCGAGCGCAAGGCCGACGACGAGCTCTGGCAGCGCGTCGCCGCCGCGCGCAAGCGCTTCGCCGAGCGCCGCACCACGCACTTCGCGGCGCTCGAGCAGCAGCGCGGGGTCTCGCAGGAGCGCAAGGAGAAGCTGATCCAGGCGGCCGAGGCGCTCTCGGGCTCCACCGAGTGGGGACCCACGGCGGCCCGCTACAAGCAGCTGATGAGCGACTGGAAGGCCGCAGGCCGGGCGCCGCGTGAGGTCGAGGACGAGCTGTGGAGGCGCTTCAAGGCTGCCCAGGACACCTTCTTCACCGCGCGCAACGCCCACTTCTCCGTCCAGGACGAGGAGCTGCGCGGCAACCAGAAGGTCAAGGAGGAGATCCTGGCCGAGGCCGAGACGATCGACCCCTCGCAGGGTCTGGACAAGGCCAAGGCCCGGCTGCGCACTCTGCAGGACCGCTGGGAGGCGGCCGGCAAGGTCCCGCGCGACGTGCTGCGCTCCCTCGAGGATCGCATGGGCGCGGTCGAGGAGAAGATCCGCGGCGCGGGGGAGCAGCGGTTCCGCGCGTCCGACGAGTCGCCGTTCGCCGTCAGGCTGCGTGAGAAAGTCGTCGAGCTCGAGGGCAAGCTGGACAAGGCCCGTGCCGCCGGCCGGCCGACCGAGGAGCTCGAGGCGGCGTTGGTGACCCAGAAGCAGTGGCTGTCCCAGGCCGGTGGCTCGGTCGCCGGCTCCGCCCCGGAGCCGTCGGCCGGAACGCCCACCGCCCGGCGGAAGAAGTCGACCACCGCCTGGGTGCGTGCGGACTAG
- a CDS encoding acyltransferase family protein: MGSTLRHPVPGVVTHRWPRPADTFRPDIEGLRAVAVLLVVASHALGAPTGGYVGVDVFFVVSGFLITGLLLREHAHRGRISLRDFYARRVRRLLPAAVLVLAVTNLAAYLLFAGERAGQAVRDSLWSLGFLANVRFTTIGTDYFDDTRPPSPVQHYWSLAVEEQFYVVWPLLLLAALWLAGRRGAGAVLVLATAASFAWSVHLTAADATVAYFATPARAWELGVGALLALGAQSGVVQRLPLRFAVGLGWLGLYGIVLSAVLFTERTPFPGLAAVLPVLSTALVLQAGEAGAADRNRVLVNPVSRYLGRLSYSLYLWHWPVLVIGVAVLPASLGVVVPLVATFILAALCHHLVEEPVRRSSWLARRPAPRSLPKGSGRRAAVALSATAALLGGGFVLPAVALHRDAPMPQAAPPAPADPDGSSADPDALAERIRGSLAPASWPLLDPSLERISLAGAPEWVTDRCDNVNSGNLERCRYGPVTASRTAALVGDSMAISWLPALRDALEPLGFRIHVLTRNQCPAPAVMFYRNRPEEPFTECAEHKDWVVEQVRTLQPELVVVANSLTLVDKQVDEPAGEARYERWGDGMAVTLRTLSAEADRVVLLGAPPRSGNLQECVTRLSDPVDCTEPVPAQWRAVSAAEQQAAHRVGATYVDPEPWFCVDGRCPAVVGRTPVYTDGRHLTHAYARRLAPLIASALKVTEQR; this comes from the coding sequence ATGGGGAGCACCCTGCGGCACCCGGTCCCGGGAGTCGTCACCCATCGCTGGCCGCGCCCGGCGGACACCTTCCGGCCCGACATCGAGGGGCTGCGGGCCGTCGCGGTGCTGCTGGTCGTGGCCAGCCATGCGCTGGGCGCCCCCACCGGCGGTTACGTCGGCGTGGACGTGTTCTTCGTCGTCTCCGGCTTCCTGATCACCGGGCTACTGCTGCGCGAGCACGCCCACAGGGGCCGCATCAGCCTGCGCGACTTCTACGCCCGCCGCGTACGGCGGCTGCTCCCGGCGGCGGTCCTGGTCCTGGCCGTGACCAACCTGGCGGCCTACCTGCTGTTCGCCGGCGAGCGGGCCGGCCAGGCCGTCCGCGATTCGCTGTGGTCGCTGGGCTTCCTGGCCAATGTCCGCTTCACGACGATCGGCACCGATTACTTCGACGACACCCGGCCGCCCTCGCCGGTGCAGCACTACTGGTCGCTGGCGGTCGAGGAGCAGTTCTACGTCGTCTGGCCGCTGCTGCTGCTGGCCGCGCTGTGGCTCGCCGGGCGACGCGGCGCCGGCGCGGTACTCGTGCTCGCCACGGCGGCCTCGTTCGCCTGGTCGGTGCACCTGACCGCCGCCGATGCCACCGTCGCCTACTTCGCCACGCCGGCGCGTGCGTGGGAGCTCGGGGTGGGCGCGCTGCTGGCCCTGGGAGCACAGTCGGGGGTGGTCCAGCGGCTGCCGCTGCGGTTCGCCGTCGGCCTCGGCTGGCTGGGGCTGTACGGCATCGTGCTGTCGGCGGTCCTGTTCACCGAGCGCACGCCCTTCCCCGGCCTCGCCGCCGTACTGCCGGTGCTGTCGACCGCCCTGGTCCTGCAGGCCGGCGAGGCGGGCGCCGCCGACCGGAACCGGGTGCTGGTCAACCCGGTCAGTCGCTACCTGGGACGCCTGTCCTACTCGCTCTACCTCTGGCACTGGCCGGTGCTGGTGATCGGCGTGGCGGTGCTGCCGGCGAGCCTGGGCGTGGTCGTCCCGCTGGTCGCCACGTTCATCCTCGCCGCGCTGTGCCACCACCTGGTGGAGGAGCCGGTCCGCCGCTCCTCCTGGCTCGCCCGCCGACCGGCGCCGCGCAGCCTGCCCAAGGGCAGCGGCCGGCGGGCGGCGGTGGCGCTGAGCGCGACGGCAGCGCTGCTCGGTGGCGGCTTCGTGCTGCCGGCGGTGGCGCTGCACCGGGACGCGCCGATGCCGCAAGCCGCGCCACCCGCCCCGGCCGATCCGGACGGCTCGTCGGCCGACCCGGACGCGCTGGCGGAGCGGATCCGCGGCTCGCTCGCGCCGGCGTCCTGGCCGCTGCTGGACCCATCGCTCGAGCGGATCAGCCTGGCGGGCGCTCCGGAGTGGGTGACCGACCGATGCGACAACGTCAACTCAGGTAACCTGGAACGCTGCCGCTACGGCCCGGTCACGGCCAGCCGGACCGCCGCGCTGGTGGGCGACTCGATGGCGATCAGCTGGCTGCCGGCCCTGCGCGACGCGCTCGAGCCGCTCGGCTTCCGCATCCACGTCCTGACCCGCAACCAGTGCCCGGCGCCGGCGGTGATGTTCTACCGGAATCGACCGGAGGAGCCGTTCACCGAGTGCGCCGAGCACAAGGACTGGGTGGTCGAGCAGGTCCGCACCCTGCAGCCGGAGCTGGTGGTCGTGGCGAACTCCCTCACCCTGGTCGACAAGCAGGTCGACGAGCCGGCCGGGGAGGCCCGCTACGAGCGCTGGGGGGACGGCATGGCCGTCACGCTTCGCACCCTGAGCGCCGAGGCCGACCGGGTCGTCCTGCTCGGGGCCCCGCCGCGGTCGGGCAACCTGCAGGAATGCGTGACGCGGCTGTCCGACCCGGTCGACTGCACCGAGCCGGTGCCCGCGCAGTGGCGCGCCGTGAGCGCCGCGGAGCAGCAGGCGGCCCACCGGGTCGGCGCCACGTACGTCGATCCGGAGCCCTGGTTCTGCGTCGACGGCCGCTGTCCCGCCGTCGTCGGCCGGACGCCGGTCTACACCGACGGGCGGCACCTCACGCACGCCTACGCCCGTCGACTGGCCCCGCTGATCGCTTCGGCCCTGAAGGTGACGGAGCAGCGCTGA
- a CDS encoding GAF domain-containing SpoIIE family protein phosphatase, with translation MSTTPFMPRDEALRLAAVRRYDVLDTPPDGAFDRIAAVAAHLFDVPIAIVSVVDTDRIWFKSHHGLDATQVAREPGLCASAILGSEPWIVTDAVSDPRTLVNSLVSGAVGLRFYAGVPLTTSDGYNLGTLCVIDRLPRQVTDAETEMLQHLAATVMDELELRLSARQAVGAAERRLHDVEQLAAALQASLLPPSLPRVPFLELGARYQPAHRFEVGGDFYDVFPVDDRAWGFVIGDVCGKGPQAAGRTSCARYSLRGAAVHESGASSVLDAVNQALLAECGGAVEPAFVTALYARAQPVRDGVEIAFASAGHPLPTLLRADGTVEEVGRPGALLGVLPAVDAPDCSVWLSAGDTMLLVTDGVHDSGRSRGLQQEGVEQVLRGCRGLTADAVVERVHRAAAVAQRDDIALLALRVPPA, from the coding sequence ATGAGCACGACACCGTTCATGCCGCGGGACGAGGCGTTGCGGCTTGCGGCCGTCCGTCGCTACGACGTCCTCGACACCCCGCCCGACGGCGCCTTCGACCGGATTGCGGCCGTCGCGGCGCACCTGTTCGACGTCCCGATCGCCATCGTCAGCGTCGTCGACACCGATCGGATCTGGTTCAAGAGCCACCACGGCCTCGACGCCACGCAGGTGGCGCGTGAGCCGGGGCTGTGCGCGTCGGCCATCCTGGGGTCGGAGCCGTGGATCGTCACCGACGCGGTGTCCGACCCGCGCACGCTCGTCAACAGCCTGGTCAGCGGTGCAGTCGGGCTGCGCTTCTACGCCGGTGTGCCGCTCACGACGTCCGACGGCTACAACCTCGGCACGCTCTGCGTCATCGACCGGTTGCCCAGGCAGGTCACCGACGCCGAGACCGAGATGCTCCAGCATCTCGCGGCCACGGTGATGGACGAACTCGAGCTGCGCCTGAGCGCCCGGCAGGCGGTCGGCGCCGCCGAGCGCCGGCTGCACGACGTCGAGCAACTGGCCGCCGCGCTGCAGGCCAGCCTCCTGCCGCCGTCCCTGCCTCGCGTGCCTTTCCTCGAACTGGGCGCCCGCTACCAGCCCGCCCACCGCTTCGAGGTCGGCGGCGACTTCTACGACGTCTTCCCGGTGGACGACCGCGCCTGGGGGTTTGTCATCGGGGACGTCTGCGGCAAGGGTCCGCAGGCCGCCGGGCGCACCAGCTGCGCGCGGTACAGCCTGCGCGGCGCCGCCGTGCACGAGTCCGGGGCAAGCTCAGTCCTGGACGCCGTGAACCAGGCCCTGCTCGCCGAGTGCGGCGGCGCGGTGGAGCCGGCGTTCGTGACGGCGCTCTACGCGCGCGCACAGCCGGTCCGGGACGGCGTCGAGATCGCCTTCGCCAGCGCGGGCCATCCCCTGCCGACACTGCTGCGCGCCGACGGCACCGTCGAGGAGGTCGGCCGCCCGGGAGCACTGCTCGGCGTGCTGCCGGCGGTCGATGCGCCGGACTGCAGCGTGTGGCTGTCCGCGGGCGACACGATGCTGCTCGTCACCGATGGGGTGCACGACTCCGGGCGTAGCCGCGGGCTGCAGCAGGAAGGTGTCGAGCAGGTGCTGCGCGGCTGCCGCGGACTGACGGCCGACGCGGTCGTCGAGCGGGTGCACCGGGCCGCGGCCGTGGCGCAGCGCGACGACATTGCGCTGCTCGCGCTGCGCGTGCCGCCGGCTTAG
- a CDS encoding RNA polymerase sigma factor produces MTPPRTARVDVDDNALDPAPSAGVRAEPTAKKASRKAPGKKAEVPAQGAPAGTAADEPDLADLDEDIDPAELVSDADPIEGAVLDGAVVAAADPALAAAAATPAVAEDDEDDEDDDTPKPPSDDDDEDEDDKKPLAAEGEVGISTDLVRAYLKEIGKVPLLTAEMEVDLAQRIEAGLFAAEKIRQADSGEAPKLSAALRRDLDWLVLDGGKAKRHLLEANLRLVVSIAKRYLGRGMLFLDLIQEGNLGLIRAVEKFDYTKGYKFSTYATWWIRQAITRAMADQARTIRIPVHMVEQINKLTRVQREMLQELGREPTPEELAKELDMSPEKVVEIQGYAREPVSLETTIGDDQDSSLGDFIEDADAPVAAEVVSYGLMQEQLGEVLRTLTDREAAVVKMRFGLVDGQPRTLDEIGREFGLTRERIRQIESKTLSKLRHPSRSQKLRDYLD; encoded by the coding sequence GTGACCCCGCCCCGCACCGCCCGCGTCGACGTGGACGACAACGCCCTCGACCCCGCACCCTCCGCCGGTGTGCGCGCGGAGCCGACCGCGAAGAAGGCCTCCAGGAAGGCGCCCGGAAAGAAGGCCGAAGTGCCCGCACAGGGTGCACCGGCCGGTACGGCCGCCGACGAGCCCGATCTCGCGGACCTCGACGAGGACATCGACCCGGCCGAGCTCGTGTCGGATGCCGACCCGATCGAGGGCGCCGTGCTGGACGGAGCCGTCGTCGCCGCGGCCGACCCAGCGTTGGCCGCCGCCGCGGCCACCCCGGCCGTCGCCGAGGACGACGAGGACGACGAGGACGACGACACGCCCAAGCCCCCGTCGGACGACGACGACGAGGACGAGGACGACAAGAAGCCGCTGGCCGCCGAGGGTGAGGTCGGCATCTCGACCGACCTCGTGCGGGCCTACCTCAAGGAGATCGGCAAGGTCCCGCTGCTGACCGCCGAGATGGAGGTGGATCTGGCCCAGCGGATCGAGGCGGGCCTGTTCGCTGCGGAGAAGATCCGGCAGGCCGACTCGGGTGAGGCGCCCAAGCTGTCCGCTGCCCTGCGCCGTGACCTGGACTGGCTGGTCCTGGACGGCGGGAAAGCCAAGCGGCACCTGCTCGAGGCCAACCTGCGCCTGGTCGTCTCGATCGCCAAGCGCTATCTCGGCCGCGGCATGCTCTTCCTCGACCTGATCCAGGAGGGCAACCTCGGTCTGATCCGCGCCGTCGAGAAGTTCGACTACACCAAGGGCTACAAGTTCTCGACCTACGCGACCTGGTGGATCCGGCAGGCGATCACCCGGGCGATGGCCGACCAGGCGCGCACGATCCGTATCCCGGTACACATGGTGGAGCAGATCAACAAGCTGACCCGGGTGCAGCGCGAGATGCTTCAGGAGCTCGGCCGTGAGCCCACCCCAGAGGAGCTCGCGAAGGAGCTCGACATGAGCCCGGAGAAGGTCGTGGAGATCCAGGGCTACGCCCGTGAGCCGGTGAGCCTCGAGACCACCATCGGCGACGACCAGGACTCCTCGCTGGGCGACTTCATCGAGGATGCCGACGCGCCCGTGGCCGCCGAGGTGGTGTCGTACGGTCTGATGCAGGAGCAGCTCGGCGAGGTGTTGCGGACCCTGACCGACCGGGAGGCCGCCGTCGTCAAGATGCGCTTCGGCCTGGTGGACGGCCAGCCGCGCACCCTGGACGAGATCGGGCGCGAGTTCGGGCTGACCCGCGAGCGGATCCGCCAGATCGAGAGCAAGACGTTGTCCAAGCTGCGCCACCCCTCGCGATCGCAGAAGCTCCGCGACTACCTGGACTGA
- a CDS encoding RecQ family ATP-dependent DNA helicase — protein sequence MSTRNAAERHLRALAGASAVLREDQWTAIEALVSGHRRALVVQRTGWGKSAVYFVATALLRASGAGPTVIVSPLLALMRNQIAAAQRAGIRAVTVNSSNVEDWATVYDAVARGEIDVLLVSPERLNNPGFRDAVLPRLAATAGLLVVDEAHCISDWGHDFRPDYRRIRTLLAELPAGTPVLATTATANARVVTDVAEQLATGSGGGTVVLRGALDRESLHLSVLSLPGAAHRWAWLADHLADLPGSGIVYTLTVAATDELASFLRGRGIAASAYSGRTDDAERRTAEDDLLANRVKVLVATSALGMGFDKPDLGFVVHLGAPQSPIAYYQQVGRAGRGVRRAEVVLLPGAEDEAIWRYFASLGFPSEEQVRQVLGALGDRPTSTPALEAHVDLRRTRLETMLKVLDVDGAVQRVSGGWISTGRAWTYDADRYARVAADRAAEQQAMRDYASTPDCRMLFLRRQLDDPEVLDGTAAPCGRCDRCTGRALPAQVSPESLSAAQAALGRPGVELEPRRMWPTGLTEVKGRIPAGQQAESGRALGRLSDVGWGGRLRVVFSAPDTEVPDDIVGAVVEVLKGWGWQTRPTGVVAVPSRSRPLLVASLAARVAAIGRLPLLGTLDRVRDTPTGAGHANSAQRLRAVRGAFAVPTGLDLPPGPVLLVDDRTDSGWTLTEATRVLREAGSGPVLPLVLAVDG from the coding sequence GTGAGCACCCGGAACGCCGCCGAGCGGCACCTTCGCGCCCTCGCCGGCGCGTCGGCCGTCCTGCGCGAGGACCAGTGGACGGCGATCGAGGCACTGGTGTCCGGCCACCGCCGGGCATTGGTCGTGCAGCGCACCGGCTGGGGCAAGTCGGCGGTGTACTTCGTCGCCACCGCGCTGCTGCGGGCCTCCGGCGCGGGACCGACGGTCATCGTCAGCCCGTTGCTCGCGCTGATGCGCAACCAGATCGCGGCCGCGCAGCGGGCCGGTATCCGCGCGGTCACGGTCAACTCCAGCAACGTCGAGGACTGGGCGACGGTGTACGACGCTGTCGCGCGGGGCGAGATCGACGTCCTGCTGGTCAGCCCGGAGCGGCTGAACAACCCCGGCTTCCGCGACGCGGTGCTTCCCCGGCTCGCGGCCACCGCAGGACTGCTCGTCGTCGACGAGGCGCACTGCATCTCAGACTGGGGGCACGACTTCCGGCCCGACTACCGCCGCATCCGCACGCTGCTGGCGGAGCTGCCGGCCGGCACACCGGTGCTGGCGACGACGGCGACGGCCAACGCGCGCGTCGTCACCGACGTCGCCGAGCAGCTGGCGACCGGGAGCGGCGGCGGGACCGTCGTGCTGCGGGGCGCGCTCGATCGCGAGTCGCTGCACCTGTCGGTGCTGTCGCTGCCGGGCGCCGCGCACCGCTGGGCCTGGCTGGCCGACCATCTCGCCGACCTGCCGGGCAGCGGGATCGTCTACACCCTCACGGTCGCCGCCACCGACGAGCTGGCCTCCTTCCTGCGCGGCCGCGGCATCGCGGCATCGGCCTACTCCGGCCGCACCGACGACGCCGAGCGGCGGACCGCCGAGGACGACCTGCTGGCCAACCGGGTAAAGGTCCTGGTCGCCACCAGCGCCCTCGGGATGGGCTTCGACAAGCCCGATCTCGGGTTCGTCGTGCACCTCGGCGCGCCGCAGTCACCGATCGCCTATTACCAGCAGGTCGGCCGGGCCGGCCGCGGCGTCCGGCGCGCCGAGGTGGTGCTGCTGCCCGGCGCGGAGGACGAGGCCATCTGGCGCTACTTCGCCTCGCTCGGCTTCCCGTCCGAGGAGCAGGTCCGGCAGGTGCTCGGCGCGCTCGGCGACCGGCCGACGTCCACGCCGGCCCTCGAGGCGCACGTCGACCTGCGGCGTACCCGGCTCGAGACGATGCTCAAGGTCCTCGACGTCGACGGTGCGGTGCAGCGCGTCAGCGGAGGCTGGATCTCGACCGGCCGGGCGTGGACCTACGACGCCGACCGCTACGCGCGGGTCGCCGCGGACCGCGCGGCCGAGCAGCAGGCGATGCGCGACTACGCCTCGACGCCCGACTGCCGGATGCTCTTCCTGCGCCGGCAGCTGGACGACCCGGAGGTGCTCGACGGCACCGCCGCCCCCTGCGGGCGGTGCGACCGCTGCACCGGCCGGGCGCTGCCGGCGCAGGTGTCGCCGGAGTCGTTGTCCGCCGCGCAGGCCGCGCTCGGCCGGCCCGGTGTCGAGCTCGAGCCGCGCCGGATGTGGCCGACGGGACTGACCGAGGTGAAGGGCCGGATCCCGGCCGGGCAGCAGGCCGAGAGCGGGCGCGCGCTCGGCCGGCTGTCCGACGTCGGCTGGGGCGGCCGGCTACGCGTGGTCTTCTCGGCACCCGACACCGAGGTGCCGGACGACATCGTCGGAGCCGTCGTCGAGGTGCTGAAAGGGTGGGGCTGGCAGACCCGGCCGACCGGCGTGGTGGCGGTGCCGTCGCGGTCACGGCCGCTGCTGGTGGCGAGCCTCGCGGCCCGGGTCGCCGCCATCGGTCGGCTGCCGCTGCTCGGCACCCTCGACCGCGTCCGCGACACACCGACCGGCGCCGGCCACGCGAACAGCGCACAGCGGCTGCGGGCGGTCCGCGGAGCGTTCGCGGTGCCCACGGGGCTGGACCTGCCGCCCGGGCCGGTGCTGCTCGTCGACGACCGGACCGACAGCGGCTGGACGCTCACCGAGGCGACGCGGGTGCTGCGGGAGGCCGGGAGCGGCCCGGTGCTCCCGCTGGTGCTCGCCGTCGACGGGTGA
- a CDS encoding metallopeptidase family protein, which yields MQPVPPEEFEGYVADALDGLPPELARCFDNVVVVVEDEAEGDPDLLGLYEGVALTAREHYSGALPDRISVYRIPLCLLAEDLEHLLEEIQVTVVHEFAHHVGIDDDRLHELGWD from the coding sequence ATGCAGCCGGTCCCGCCGGAGGAGTTCGAGGGCTACGTCGCCGACGCGCTCGACGGCCTGCCACCGGAACTGGCCCGGTGCTTCGACAACGTGGTGGTCGTCGTCGAGGACGAGGCCGAAGGCGACCCGGACCTGCTGGGCCTCTACGAAGGCGTCGCACTGACCGCACGCGAGCACTACTCGGGGGCGCTGCCGGACCGGATCAGCGTCTACCGGATCCCGCTGTGCCTGCTGGCCGAGGACCTCGAGCACCTGCTCGAGGAGATCCAGGTGACCGTGGTGCACGAATTCGCGCACCACGTCGGGATCGACGACGACCGCCTGCACGAGCTCGGCTGGGACTAG
- a CDS encoding RNA polymerase sigma factor: protein MSAPARPADVVETLVARSTAEGPLSLAQLRSAFEAAGIGPAEARAVLRSLSEQGAVLEAVPGAAERPAARTRRTSKASGARPVQRAVGPQEKRPAGRTVTTAPADQSGEDTHVLTETVPSQAAPEGAPAIAAKAAKPAKPAKQSKAEAEAAVAEAALPEGDTVFAEPATAPATVAEEDKPLALDEPPPGIDLVKAYLREIGRVALLTAELEVDLAKRIEAGLFATEKLRQHRAGETKIAAAMRRDLGEIEKDGEIAKRHLLEANLRLVVSLAKRYQGRGLDLLDLVQEGNLGLVRAVEKFDYAKGYKFSTYATWWIRQALQRALADQGRTIRVPVHMAELITKVTRTRRDLTQSLGREPTSEEIGEPLAMTAEKVEEILRHGRDTLSLQAPVGDDEAVLGDFIHDVDSIDPQAAVETQMLHGQLSEVLDSLPERSAIVMRMRFGLDDGRPRTLDEVGRHLGLTRERIRQIERDTLAEIRAGGRADALREYVA from the coding sequence ATGTCCGCCCCCGCACGTCCCGCCGACGTCGTCGAGACGTTGGTCGCGCGCTCGACGGCCGAGGGACCACTGTCCCTCGCGCAGCTGCGCTCGGCCTTCGAGGCCGCCGGCATCGGTCCGGCCGAGGCGCGCGCGGTCCTGCGCTCACTGTCCGAGCAAGGGGCGGTGCTCGAGGCCGTTCCCGGCGCCGCGGAACGTCCAGCGGCCCGTACTCGTCGTACGTCGAAGGCGTCGGGGGCCCGGCCGGTCCAGCGGGCCGTCGGACCTCAGGAGAAGCGTCCCGCCGGACGCACCGTTACCACCGCACCGGCTGATCAGTCCGGAGAGGACACGCACGTGCTGACCGAGACCGTCCCGAGCCAGGCCGCCCCCGAGGGCGCTCCGGCCATCGCCGCCAAGGCGGCCAAGCCGGCCAAGCCGGCCAAGCAGAGCAAGGCGGAGGCCGAGGCTGCCGTCGCCGAGGCCGCGCTGCCCGAGGGTGACACCGTGTTCGCGGAGCCGGCCACCGCGCCGGCCACCGTCGCCGAGGAGGACAAGCCACTGGCGCTGGACGAGCCGCCGCCCGGGATCGACCTGGTCAAGGCCTACCTGCGCGAGATCGGCCGGGTCGCCCTGCTGACCGCGGAGCTGGAGGTCGACCTGGCCAAGCGGATCGAGGCGGGCCTGTTCGCCACCGAGAAGCTGCGCCAGCACCGGGCCGGCGAAACCAAGATCGCGGCCGCCATGCGCCGCGACCTGGGCGAGATCGAGAAGGACGGCGAGATCGCCAAGCGCCACCTGCTCGAGGCGAACCTGCGCCTGGTCGTCTCGCTGGCCAAGCGCTATCAGGGCCGCGGGCTGGACCTGCTCGACCTCGTGCAGGAGGGCAACCTGGGCCTCGTGCGCGCGGTGGAGAAGTTCGACTACGCCAAGGGCTACAAGTTCTCCACCTACGCCACCTGGTGGATCCGGCAGGCACTGCAGCGTGCGCTGGCCGACCAGGGCCGCACCATCCGGGTGCCGGTCCACATGGCCGAGCTGATCACCAAGGTGACCCGCACCCGCCGTGACCTCACCCAGAGCCTGGGCCGCGAGCCCACCTCCGAGGAGATCGGCGAGCCGCTCGCGATGACCGCCGAGAAGGTCGAGGAGATCCTGCGACACGGCCGCGACACCCTGTCGCTGCAGGCGCCGGTCGGCGACGACGAGGCCGTCCTCGGTGACTTCATCCACGACGTCGACTCGATCGACCCGCAGGCGGCCGTCGAGACGCAGATGCTGCACGGCCAGCTGTCCGAGGTCCTGGACTCGCTGCCCGAGCGCTCCGCGATCGTCATGCGGATGCGCTTCGGCCTCGACGACGGCCGCCCGCGCACGCTGGACGAGGTCGGCCGGCACCTGGGCCTGACCCGCGAGCGGATCCGTCAGATCGAGCGCGACACCCTCGCCGAGATCCGCGCCGGCGGCCGCGCGGATGCGCTACGCGAGTACGTCGCGTAG